A single genomic interval of Granulicella tundricola MP5ACTX9 harbors:
- the rpoC gene encoding DNA-directed RNA polymerase subunit beta', producing the protein MFRSSPFELTGPIADFDAIKIQLASPEKIRSWSHGEVTKPETINYRTFKPERDGLFCARIFGPITDWECLCGKYKRMKHRGVICDKCGVEVTLSKVRRERLGHIELASPCSHVWFFKGLPSRIGHLLDISLRELEAVLYFESYVVVDPGDAPVKEREVIKDEARYRELDTQYRVSGFKAMMGAEAIKELLKRVEIIELSIELRERMKTETSLQKKLKYSKRLKIVEAFRKSDNLPQWMILDVIPVIPPELRPLVPLDGGRFATSDLNDLYRRVINRNNRLKKLMDLHAPEVIVRNEKRMLQEAVDALFDNGRRGRVLRGANNRPLKSLSDTLKGKQGRFRQNLLGKRVDYSGRSVIVVGPELKLHQCGLPKKMALELFKPFIYHRLEQTGHCTTIKQAKEMVEMQEPIVWDILEEVIKDHPVLLNRAPTLHRLGIQAFEPVLVEGKAIKIHPLVCTAFNADFDGDQMAVHIPLSPEAQIEASVLMLASHNILSPASGQPITVPTQDLVLGLYYLTKAKVNAKGEGRVFANIEEVFMALEAKQVETLTPIRLRYTGMVLDMTTAYDDQDLTHTEPVEYKNQFISTTVGRAILNDALPEDMPFVNGLLKKKGIGQLINYCYLNLGLEVTVKTLDRVKDLGFTYATRSGLSVGLDDMVIPDSKYTVVAEAEKQVINVQQQYLDGAITNGERNNKVIQLWSTVTERVADEMFNNMKQADKDGAMNPIYIMADSGARGSKQQIRQLSGMRGLMAKPSGEIIETPITANFREGLTVLQYFISTHGARKGLADTALKTADSGYLTRRLVDVAQDVIISHNDCGTVEGIYVTPIIEAGETIEPLRDRIIGRVSLEKLKDFEGKVIVDINEEIDEDKASAVQAAGIEKVKIRSVLTCESKRGCCILCYGRNLGSGKMVEMGEAVGVIAAQSIGEPGTQLTMRTFHIGGTASRVSDASHLEAKNAGSVRFINLVTVRSKEGHLVAFNRNGSIAIIDEKGREKERYAIVYGAKLRVEDGVQVKQGDYLGEWDPYTFSLLTEIAGTVQFKDLQEGVTLNEEVDEVTGLSRLVVADSPDEKRQPTIIIKSAQGNKRYLMPSRAHLMIQDGDEVHPGDILAKIPRETTRTKDITGGLPRVVELFEARKPRDPAIISKIDGVVRFGDVSKGQRKVYVTADNGQEEEYSVPRGVYVNVQEGERLRAGDPLIDGPRSPHDVLEVLGERAVQMYLVNEIQEVYRLQGVTISDKHIETIVRQMLRWVKIEEVGDTNFLVDQQTDRFRFNEENQRVLMTGGRPAIGRSLLLGITKASLSTDSFISAASFQETTRVLTEASINGSIDTLRGLKENVIVGRLIPAGTGMEYYRNVQLSPELEEAAAQVQQEVTAAIEAEERELEQMRMEGEQEEMAAE; encoded by the coding sequence ATGTTTCGCTCCAGCCCCTTTGAACTGACCGGCCCCATCGCCGACTTCGACGCCATCAAGATCCAGCTCGCCAGCCCGGAGAAGATCCGCTCCTGGTCCCACGGTGAGGTCACCAAGCCCGAAACCATCAACTACCGCACCTTCAAGCCCGAACGCGACGGCCTCTTCTGCGCCCGCATCTTCGGACCCATCACAGACTGGGAATGCCTCTGCGGCAAGTACAAGCGCATGAAGCACCGCGGCGTCATCTGCGACAAGTGCGGCGTTGAAGTCACACTGTCCAAGGTCCGTCGTGAGCGCCTCGGCCACATCGAGCTCGCCTCCCCTTGCTCGCACGTCTGGTTCTTCAAGGGCCTGCCGTCGCGCATCGGACATCTTCTCGACATTTCGCTCCGTGAGCTCGAAGCCGTCCTCTACTTCGAGTCCTACGTAGTCGTCGATCCAGGCGACGCGCCCGTCAAGGAGCGCGAGGTCATCAAGGACGAGGCCCGCTACCGCGAGCTCGACACCCAGTACCGCGTCTCCGGCTTCAAGGCCATGATGGGTGCTGAGGCCATCAAGGAACTTCTCAAGCGCGTAGAGATCATCGAGCTTTCGATTGAACTCCGCGAGCGCATGAAGACCGAGACCTCGCTCCAGAAGAAGCTCAAGTACTCCAAGCGCCTCAAGATCGTCGAGGCCTTCCGCAAGTCCGACAACCTCCCCCAGTGGATGATTCTCGACGTGATCCCCGTGATCCCGCCGGAACTCCGTCCGCTCGTTCCGCTTGACGGCGGCCGCTTCGCCACGTCCGACTTGAACGACCTCTATCGCCGCGTCATCAACCGCAACAACCGGTTGAAGAAGCTCATGGATCTCCACGCGCCTGAGGTCATCGTCCGCAACGAAAAGCGCATGCTCCAGGAGGCCGTCGACGCACTGTTCGATAACGGTCGCCGTGGCCGCGTTCTTCGTGGCGCCAACAATCGTCCCCTCAAGTCGCTCTCGGACACCCTCAAGGGCAAGCAGGGCCGCTTCCGTCAGAACCTCCTCGGTAAGCGCGTCGACTACTCTGGCCGTTCGGTCATCGTCGTCGGTCCCGAGCTCAAGCTGCATCAGTGCGGCCTCCCCAAGAAGATGGCGCTCGAGCTCTTCAAGCCCTTCATCTATCACCGTCTCGAGCAGACCGGCCACTGCACCACCATCAAGCAGGCCAAGGAGATGGTAGAGATGCAGGAGCCCATCGTCTGGGACATCCTGGAAGAGGTCATCAAGGATCACCCGGTCCTGCTGAACCGCGCCCCGACGCTTCACCGTCTCGGCATCCAGGCCTTCGAGCCCGTGCTCGTAGAAGGTAAGGCGATCAAGATCCATCCGCTCGTCTGCACCGCCTTCAACGCGGACTTTGACGGCGACCAGATGGCCGTGCATATCCCGCTCAGCCCTGAGGCACAGATTGAAGCCTCCGTCCTGATGCTGGCCTCGCACAACATCCTGTCTCCTGCTTCCGGACAGCCCATCACGGTGCCCACGCAGGATCTCGTCCTCGGCCTTTACTACCTCACAAAAGCCAAGGTCAACGCCAAGGGTGAAGGACGCGTCTTCGCCAACATCGAAGAGGTCTTTATGGCCCTCGAAGCCAAGCAGGTAGAAACGCTGACGCCTATCCGTCTGCGCTACACCGGCATGGTGCTCGACATGACCACCGCCTACGATGACCAGGACCTCACCCACACGGAGCCGGTGGAGTACAAGAACCAGTTCATCTCCACCACCGTCGGTCGCGCCATCCTCAACGATGCGCTCCCGGAGGACATGCCCTTCGTCAACGGTCTCCTCAAGAAGAAGGGAATCGGGCAGCTCATCAACTACTGCTACCTGAACCTCGGCCTTGAAGTCACCGTCAAAACGCTCGATCGCGTCAAGGATCTCGGCTTCACCTATGCCACCCGTTCCGGCCTCTCCGTCGGACTCGATGACATGGTCATTCCCGACTCCAAGTACACCGTCGTCGCCGAAGCCGAGAAGCAGGTCATCAACGTCCAGCAGCAGTACCTTGACGGTGCCATCACCAACGGTGAGCGCAACAACAAGGTCATCCAGCTCTGGTCCACGGTTACCGAGCGCGTCGCAGACGAGATGTTCAACAACATGAAGCAGGCCGATAAGGACGGCGCCATGAATCCCATCTACATCATGGCCGACTCCGGAGCCCGCGGTTCCAAGCAGCAGATTCGTCAGCTCTCCGGTATGCGCGGTCTCATGGCCAAGCCCTCCGGTGAAATCATTGAAACCCCCATCACGGCAAACTTCCGTGAGGGTCTGACGGTTCTCCAGTACTTCATCTCCACCCACGGCGCCCGTAAGGGTCTCGCCGACACCGCGCTCAAGACAGCCGACTCCGGCTATCTGACCCGCCGGCTCGTCGACGTAGCTCAGGACGTCATCATCTCGCACAACGACTGCGGCACCGTCGAAGGCATCTACGTCACCCCCATCATCGAAGCCGGTGAGACCATCGAGCCCCTGCGCGACCGCATCATCGGCCGCGTCTCGCTTGAGAAGCTCAAGGACTTCGAAGGCAAGGTCATCGTTGACATCAACGAAGAGATCGACGAAGACAAGGCCTCCGCGGTTCAGGCAGCCGGTATCGAGAAGGTCAAGATCCGCTCCGTGCTCACCTGCGAGTCCAAGCGTGGTTGCTGCATCCTCTGCTATGGCCGTAACCTCGGCTCCGGCAAGATGGTGGAGATGGGCGAAGCCGTTGGCGTCATCGCGGCCCAGTCCATCGGCGAGCCTGGCACCCAGCTCACCATGCGTACCTTCCACATCGGCGGAACGGCATCGCGCGTCTCGGACGCTTCGCACCTTGAAGCCAAGAACGCCGGTTCGGTTCGCTTCATCAACCTCGTCACCGTCCGTTCCAAGGAAGGTCACCTGGTCGCCTTCAACCGTAACGGCTCCATCGCCATCATCGACGAAAAGGGCCGTGAGAAGGAGCGTTACGCCATCGTCTACGGCGCAAAGCTCCGCGTGGAAGACGGCGTTCAGGTCAAGCAGGGCGACTACCTCGGCGAGTGGGATCCTTACACCTTCTCCCTCCTCACCGAGATCGCCGGCACCGTCCAGTTCAAGGACCTGCAGGAAGGCGTCACCCTCAACGAAGAGGTCGACGAGGTCACTGGCCTCTCGCGTCTCGTCGTCGCGGACTCGCCCGATGAGAAGCGTCAGCCCACCATCATCATCAAGTCGGCACAGGGCAACAAGCGTTACCTCATGCCGTCTCGCGCTCACCTCATGATCCAGGATGGAGACGAGGTTCACCCCGGTGACATCCTCGCCAAGATCCCACGTGAGACCACCCGTACCAAGGACATCACCGGCGGTCTGCCGCGTGTCGTTGAGCTCTTCGAGGCCCGCAAGCCCCGTGACCCGGCGATCATCTCCAAGATCGATGGTGTCGTCCGCTTCGGCGACGTCTCCAAGGGTCAGCGTAAGGTCTACGTTACGGCGGACAACGGGCAGGAAGAAGAGTACTCCGTGCCCCGCGGCGTCTACGTCAACGTCCAGGAAGGCGAGCGTCTGCGCGCCGGCGATCCTCTGATCGACGGTCCCCGCAGCCCGCACGACGTCCTGGAAGTCCTCGGCGAGCGCGCCGTTCAGATGTATCTCGTCAACGAAATCCAGGAGGTCTACCGCCTGCAGGGTGTGACCATCTCGGACAAGCACATCGAGACCATCGTTCGGCAGATGCTGCGTTGGGTCAAGATCGAAGAGGTTGGCGATACCAACTTCCTCGTCGATCAGCAGACCGACCGCTTCCGCTTCAACGAAGAGAACCAGCGCGTCCTCATGACCGGCGGACGTCCTGCCATCGGCCGCTCGCTCCTCCTCGGCATCACCAAGGCGTCGCTCTCGACCGACAGCTTCATCTCGGCCGCCAGCTTCCAGGAGACCACCCGCGTACTGACCGAGGCTTCCATCAACGGAAGCATCGACACCCTGCGCGGCCTCAAGGAAAACGTCATCGTAGGCCGTCTGATCCCCGCCGGAACCGGCATGGAGTACTACCGCAACGTCCAGCTCTCCCCAGAGCTCGAAGAAGCGGCAGCCCAGGTCCAGCAGGAAGTCACAGCAGCCATCGAAGCCGAAGAGCGCGAACTCGAACAGATGCGCATGGAAGGCGAACAAGAAGAAATGGCCGCAGAATAA
- a CDS encoding type II toxin-antitoxin system VapC family toxin, protein MDISHKAAFHKLPLVGSNVYKLLEQLRKYDCTILPITQPDVLAATALPLIHGDPFDRLYIAQAQRHRLTILTKDEHMKKYDVQTIW, encoded by the coding sequence ATGGATATCTCCCACAAGGCGGCATTCCATAAGTTGCCGCTCGTAGGTTCGAACGTCTACAAACTCCTGGAACAGCTTAGGAAATATGACTGCACCATCCTCCCGATTACCCAACCGGATGTCCTAGCCGCTACGGCACTACCCCTTATCCATGGCGATCCGTTCGACCGGCTCTACATCGCTCAGGCTCAACGTCACCGCCTTACCATCCTCACAAAGGACGAACACATGAAGAAGTATGACGTGCAGACCATCTGGTAA